A stretch of the Flavobacterium sp. 5 genome encodes the following:
- a CDS encoding TetR/AcrR family transcriptional regulator — MSKAERTKQFIIEKTAPIFNAKGYIGTSMNDIMEATGLTKGSIYGNFENKDEVALEAFDYNYNQIVAYLRKQIEVRPKMIDRLLVYPETYRIFLELPILKAGCPILNTSTEADDTHPLLRKKAITALNFWKKAIEKSIQTGIERNEIKASTNANEFSFILMSLIEGAVMQAKVTGSSEVLEVTMDFLAKMITDLKT; from the coding sequence ATGTCTAAAGCAGAACGTACCAAACAATTCATAATTGAGAAAACAGCTCCTATATTCAATGCCAAAGGATATATTGGAACTTCGATGAATGATATAATGGAAGCTACAGGACTAACTAAAGGCAGTATCTATGGTAATTTTGAAAATAAAGATGAAGTAGCTTTAGAAGCTTTTGACTATAACTATAATCAAATAGTTGCCTATTTAAGAAAGCAAATTGAAGTCCGCCCCAAAATGATTGACAGACTTTTGGTATACCCTGAAACTTATAGAATATTTTTAGAACTACCTATCTTAAAAGCTGGATGTCCAATATTAAATACTTCTACAGAAGCTGATGATACACATCCTTTGTTGAGAAAAAAAGCCATCACGGCACTTAATTTCTGGAAAAAGGCAATTGAAAAATCAATCCAAACAGGCATTGAAAGAAATGAAATTAAAGCCTCTACAAATGCAAATGAATTTTCATTCATTTTAATGTCGCTAATAGAAGGTGCAGTAATGCAAGCCAAAGTTACTGGTAGTTCAGAAGTACTTGAAGTTACAATGGATTTTTTAGCAAAAATGATCACTGATTTAAAGACTTAA